The Chanos chanos chromosome 6, fChaCha1.1, whole genome shotgun sequence genome includes a region encoding these proteins:
- the LOC115815099 gene encoding odorant receptor 131-2-like encodes MSTVNNSTDSGLYIRPHGDRVPFVQVLVGIFLYVNSLMIFTFLKKEVFREDTRYILFAQTLFSDSVLLVISDLALLGIYYEYPIPMIPCCILCTLMNWLNDCTPLTLVAMCLERYVAICMPLRHADISNSRNRKIGILIIWTVSSMTSLIGIFGFLAVNPSHILLSYVLCTVEVLLTFTWQAQLRAVLLQIYFFCMIVIIVFTYIKILMAARAASSDNKKSTYKSLRTVALHAFQLFLCLVQLLTPYVEIAVMKIDFMLFVDVRYANFVVFIIVPRCLSPLIYGLRDEKFFLVLKHHTLFGLPKVVSAVFDARQCNKTRRLHTDS; translated from the coding sequence atgagcaCAGTTAATAATAGCACTGATTCTGGACTTTACATCAGACCTCATGGTGACAGAGTACCGTTTGTGCAGGTTCTGGTTGGGATTTTCCTGTATGTGAATTCTCTGATGATTTTTACCTTCTTAAAAAAGGAAGTTTTCAGAGAGGATACACGGTATATTTTGTTTGCACAGACACTTTTCAGTGATTCTGTCCTTTTGGTGATAAGTGACTTGGCTTTACTTGGGATTTATTATGAGTACCCTATTCCAATGATTCCATGTTGTATACTTTGCACGCTTATGAACTGGCTTAATGATTGTACTCCTTTGACACTGGTGGCCATGTGCCTAGAGCGCTATGTGGCCATCTGCATGCCACTGAGACACGCTGACATCTCCAActccagaaacagaaaaattggTATTCTGATCATCTGGACTGTCAGTTCTATGACGTCCCTTATAGGCATTTTTGGATTTCTAGCTGTCAACCCATCTCACATACTACTGTCTTATGTACTGTGCACTGTAGAGGTGCTCCTAACATTTACCTGGCAGGCTCAGTTAAGAGCAGTACttttacaaatatattttttctgcaTGATTGTCATCATTGTGTTCACCTATATTAAAATTCTGATGGCTGCAAGAGCTGCTTCTTCAGACAATAAGAAATCAACATACAAGAGTCTCAGAACAGTGGCTCTTCATGCCTTTCAGCTCTTCCTCTGTTTGGTTCAGCTTTTAACCCCATATGTAGAGATAGCTGTTATGAAGATTGATTTTATGCTGTTTGTTGATGTAAGATATGCcaattttgttgtctttattattGTTCCACGCTGTCTCAGTCCACTAATTTATGGACTGAGAGATGAAAagtttttccttgttttaaaACATCATACCTTGTTTGGTCTTCCAAAGGTGgtttcagctgtgtttgatgCCAGACAGTGTAACAAGACTAGACGATTACACACTGATTCCTAA